In one window of Desulforhabdus amnigena DNA:
- a CDS encoding class I SAM-dependent methyltransferase: MKIGQTPSKRKVFILENTQLTPPHLCPEIQLHLITDSCPLWHATEPDIERLGIGDPYWGFCWAGGQALARYLLDHPEEVAGKRVIDFGAGCGVEAVAAMMSGAAFLLASDIDPLAVEATRLNALVNGVSMETTTRDLVGDPLTGFDVLLAGDMFYDPAFSRSVLSWFAALTARGMKILLGDPSRGNIKDTPVEPLASYQAPSDVDLVGKYLQKTTVYAIAPRISR; encoded by the coding sequence ATGAAGATCGGCCAGACCCCAAGCAAAAGAAAAGTTTTCATTCTCGAAAACACACAGCTCACACCGCCGCATCTCTGCCCCGAGATCCAACTGCACCTGATCACAGATTCCTGCCCCCTCTGGCACGCAACGGAACCCGATATTGAAAGGCTTGGAATCGGGGATCCCTACTGGGGGTTTTGCTGGGCCGGAGGACAGGCCCTGGCGCGATATCTTCTGGACCATCCGGAAGAGGTTGCAGGAAAACGCGTGATTGACTTCGGAGCCGGCTGTGGCGTAGAGGCTGTTGCTGCCATGATGTCCGGCGCCGCTTTTCTGCTTGCTTCAGATATCGATCCATTGGCAGTGGAAGCGACCCGACTGAACGCCCTTGTCAATGGTGTTTCCATGGAGACCACAACGCGGGACCTTGTGGGAGACCCTCTGACGGGCTTCGATGTCCTTCTTGCGGGCGATATGTTCTATGATCCCGCTTTTAGCCGCTCAGTTCTCTCGTGGTTCGCGGCACTGACGGCACGTGGCATGAAAATCCTCTTGGGAGACCCTTCGCGGGGCAATATCAAGGATACCCCCGTCGAACCTCTCGCATCTTACCAGGCCCCTTCAGATGTCGACCTTGTTGGGAAATACCTTCAGAAAACAACAGTGTATGCAATAGCACCCAGGATCAGCCGCTGA
- a CDS encoding YybH family protein: MTGKPDFDFRSSPTRKERKDYGLEKGLLFIVLVSFAMVSPCFARKPDTNANADVKALVMEHNKAFNAQDLKGVMETYAPGPNVVLMGTGPGEIYVGEEAIGGAYNQFFNRFDANTLNFKYDWIHAASRGNFAWFAATINMEGMVKNEKRERAFNMSGALERIKGKWRIVSMHFSRLGAEQQQGAEQPK, encoded by the coding sequence ATGACCGGGAAACCGGATTTCGATTTTCGCTCATCACCCACACGAAAAGAGAGGAAAGATTATGGTCTTGAAAAAGGTTTGCTTTTTATAGTGCTGGTCTCCTTTGCCATGGTTTCGCCCTGCTTTGCGCGAAAGCCGGACACAAATGCCAATGCCGATGTCAAGGCCCTGGTGATGGAGCACAACAAGGCGTTCAATGCCCAGGATCTCAAGGGAGTGATGGAAACCTACGCACCCGGCCCGAACGTCGTGCTTATGGGCACCGGCCCGGGAGAGATTTACGTGGGAGAAGAAGCCATCGGGGGAGCCTACAATCAGTTTTTCAACAGGTTCGACGCAAATACCTTGAATTTTAAATACGATTGGATTCATGCCGCCTCCAGGGGCAATTTTGCCTGGTTTGCCGCTACGATCAACATGGAGGGCATGGTGAAGAACGAAAAAAGGGAGCGTGCGTTCAACATGTCCGGTGCTCTCGAAAGGATCAAGGGCAAATGGCGAATTGTGAGTATGCACTTTTCCAGACTGGGTGCTGAGCAGCAGCAAGGTGCCGAGCAACCCAAATAA
- the dfsP gene encoding DUF166 family (seleno)protein DfsP, translating to MAREETEARGVQKIVVFQQNGSGESKIAGIGRFGGELFLLEVLSIDGALPPIIDDPEEYLPESFHADLVLDFLRHPDLSYELAKRCAQRSIPVIASGKKLEIKEALTPPTUCGLARQVGLGKYGERFGAPDFEAALDAEGHILSLRVIRGAPCGATWDAAERVLGMAAEEAIVRIGLETQFFCTANPSGWDPLYGKSPVHFAGEVHKNGLKRAVESCLQPHKIVQEKGGS from the coding sequence ATGGCAAGGGAGGAAACGGAAGCCCGGGGAGTTCAAAAAATAGTGGTCTTTCAGCAAAACGGTAGTGGTGAATCCAAGATCGCAGGCATTGGAAGATTTGGAGGAGAGCTTTTTCTCCTGGAAGTGCTCTCCATCGATGGCGCACTCCCTCCTATTATCGATGATCCCGAGGAATACCTTCCCGAATCGTTTCATGCGGACCTGGTGCTGGACTTCCTGCGCCATCCAGACCTCTCTTATGAGCTGGCGAAACGGTGCGCGCAACGCTCCATACCCGTCATTGCCTCCGGAAAGAAACTGGAAATCAAGGAAGCTCTGACGCCTCCCACCTGATGTGGTCTGGCCCGGCAGGTCGGCCTGGGCAAGTACGGCGAGCGCTTTGGCGCTCCGGATTTCGAGGCGGCTTTGGATGCGGAAGGGCATATCCTTTCCCTGCGAGTGATTCGCGGTGCTCCATGCGGTGCCACCTGGGATGCGGCGGAGCGCGTCCTGGGAATGGCTGCGGAGGAGGCCATAGTTCGAATCGGCCTCGAGACCCAATTCTTTTGCACCGCCAATCCCTCCGGGTGGGATCCCCTGTACGGCAAAAGCCCGGTCCATTTTGCCGGAGAAGTGCATAAGAATGGTCTCAAGCGGGCGGTGGAAAGTTGCCTCCAGCCGCACAAAATCGTTCAAGAAAAAGGCGGCTCATAA
- a CDS encoding efflux transporter outer membrane subunit → MVGVILLFLTFGCTTVGPDFTKPSAPIAGEWIEEGNPKVKTEPVNYSDWWTVFGDPVLDFLIKTAYDENLDLQVAGLRILEARAQLGIAVGNQFPQVQEVGASYSYNEISKNAPGSAGGDLHLQTYSYALDASWELDFWGKFRRAVESSDAALIASIADYDDVLVSLTAEVASTYVLIRIFQERLAVARENVKIQENSFELTNVLYTNGAVTQLDYQQAKSLLRETQALVPTLEAGLRQAQNALCILLAIPPRDLSELLEGSKTIPKVPSEVAVGVPAQLLLRRPDIRRAELQAAAQCAQIGVAKAELFPQISILGTFGFESSDSPFTQAGGSDFSDLFSWQSFTMSTGPSIQWPVLNYGRIKNNVRVQDARFQQLLVVYRKTVLQAAREVEDSLIGFLQAQELVAFLSESVEAAKRAVEVSLIQYREGAADYTRVLNSQQFLVQAEDRLVQSRGAVPTNLISLYKALGGGWQMREGKGFVSEETIKTMESRTDWGNLLPPRDLPKNLDVPPAADVRSLPRMPDW, encoded by the coding sequence ATGGTGGGGGTTATTCTGCTTTTTCTGACTTTTGGATGCACCACTGTTGGACCTGATTTTACAAAGCCTTCGGCTCCCATAGCCGGTGAGTGGATTGAAGAGGGGAACCCCAAGGTCAAGACGGAACCGGTCAACTATAGCGACTGGTGGACTGTTTTTGGCGATCCCGTGCTCGACTTCCTCATCAAGACCGCATACGATGAAAACCTTGATTTACAAGTTGCCGGACTCCGCATTCTTGAGGCTCGTGCCCAATTGGGAATTGCAGTGGGGAATCAGTTTCCTCAGGTGCAAGAGGTAGGAGCCAGCTATTCGTATAATGAAATCAGCAAGAATGCTCCTGGTTCGGCCGGAGGGGACCTTCATCTTCAGACCTACAGCTATGCCCTCGACGCCAGTTGGGAGTTGGATTTCTGGGGGAAATTCCGTCGAGCGGTAGAATCTTCCGACGCGGCGCTCATTGCCTCCATTGCTGATTACGATGATGTTCTGGTTTCTCTCACTGCCGAGGTGGCATCCACGTATGTTTTGATCCGGATTTTCCAGGAACGGTTGGCGGTCGCCAGAGAAAACGTCAAAATCCAGGAGAATTCCTTTGAACTTACAAACGTGCTCTACACCAACGGGGCGGTGACTCAACTGGATTATCAGCAGGCCAAGAGCCTTCTCCGGGAGACTCAGGCTTTGGTCCCCACCCTCGAAGCGGGTCTTCGGCAGGCTCAAAATGCTCTCTGTATTCTGCTTGCCATACCTCCAAGAGATTTGAGCGAACTTCTTGAAGGTTCCAAGACGATTCCCAAAGTGCCTTCCGAAGTAGCTGTCGGTGTTCCAGCGCAGCTCCTTCTCCGGCGTCCGGATATTCGCCGTGCAGAGCTTCAGGCTGCAGCGCAATGTGCTCAAATCGGTGTTGCAAAAGCTGAGCTCTTCCCTCAAATTTCCATTCTTGGAACATTCGGCTTCGAATCGAGCGATTCTCCTTTCACGCAAGCGGGCGGGAGTGACTTCAGCGATCTTTTCAGCTGGCAGAGTTTCACCATGTCTACGGGCCCATCCATTCAGTGGCCTGTTTTGAACTACGGGCGAATCAAGAACAATGTTCGCGTTCAGGACGCGCGCTTCCAGCAGCTCCTGGTCGTCTACCGAAAGACGGTTTTGCAGGCGGCACGGGAAGTTGAAGATTCCCTCATCGGCTTCCTGCAGGCACAGGAGCTGGTTGCATTCCTTTCCGAGAGTGTAGAGGCGGCAAAGCGTGCCGTGGAGGTTTCCCTGATTCAGTATCGTGAAGGGGCTGCGGACTACACACGGGTCCTCAACTCGCAGCAGTTCCTCGTGCAGGCTGAGGATCGCCTGGTACAGAGCAGGGGTGCCGTTCCCACCAATCTCATTAGCCTTTACAAGGCGTTGGGAGGCGGCTGGCAGATGCGCGAAGGGAAAGGCTTCGTTTCGGAAGAGACCATTAAAACCATGGAATCGAGAACGGATTGGGGAAATCTGCTGCCCCCGAGAGATCTTCCGAAGAACCTGGATGTTCCTCCCGCAGCGGATGTTCGCAGTCTTCCCCGCATGCCGGACTGGTAG
- a CDS encoding RNA recognition motif domain-containing protein has product MNIYVGNLSFKTTEEGLQKFFESFGEVSSAKIVTDRYTGKSRGFGFVEMPNREEALAAIGGLNGKELDGFALTVNEAKPREGGGGRPGGGPRGGYGGGQRGGYGGGGRSGGGPGGGHRGGGYGGGGGKGGRGGDRGGSRRAY; this is encoded by the coding sequence ATGAATATTTACGTAGGGAATTTGTCTTTTAAGACCACAGAAGAGGGATTGCAGAAGTTTTTTGAATCGTTTGGCGAAGTGAGTTCGGCCAAGATCGTTACAGACAGATACACCGGGAAATCCCGTGGATTTGGCTTTGTAGAAATGCCGAACCGTGAAGAGGCTCTGGCCGCTATCGGCGGACTCAATGGCAAAGAATTGGATGGCTTTGCGCTCACGGTCAACGAAGCCAAGCCGCGTGAAGGTGGTGGCGGAAGACCGGGAGGCGGTCCTCGCGGCGGCTACGGTGGTGGGCAGCGTGGTGGCTACGGTGGCGGCGGCCGCAGCGGTGGAGGACCAGGAGGCGGTCATCGCGGCGGCGGATATGGCGGTGGGGGAGGTAAAGGCGGCAGGGGCGGCGACAGAGGTGGAAGTCGTCGGGCCTACTGA
- a CDS encoding cation:proton antiporter domain-containing protein, whose amino-acid sequence MENLTQHHFMVLFLSLGILLGMARVLGELAQRLRQPAVLGELFAGVLLGPTVLGSIAPEFSAFLFPPQGPNAIALEAIATLAIVLFLMVAGIEVDLSTIWRQGRVGCKVGIASIAIPFLLGFAAAWLAPQALGRQPDADPMIFALFLAIAISITALPIIAKTLMDMDLYRSDIGMVVVSAAIFNDLAGWIVFAVVLGLMGNPAGSGHSIMLTIALTLAFVGAMLTLGRWLIHKALPFVQAYTRWPGGELSFALILGMLGAACMEWIGIHAIFGAFLVGAAVGDSSHLRERTRATIEQFVSFIFAPIFFASIGLKVNFLTYFDGPLVLTVLLITCVGKLAGGILGARWGGMPPREARAVGFAMVSVGAMGIIVGLLALEAGIIRQRLFVALVIMAMATSMMGGPAMRLILRPTKKWRLRDALSSKLFLRELKAGSPREAIQEMTAAVGEAVGLDAEALEAAVWTREEALSTGIGNGVALPHARIEGLQESLVVVGFSDTGIDFDAPDDKLAHAIFLILTPAADPSAQLEITSELARLFRDPHMLSRVLRMQSFTDFLALISASVRP is encoded by the coding sequence ATGGAAAATCTGACGCAGCATCATTTCATGGTTTTGTTCCTCTCTCTGGGAATTTTGCTCGGCATGGCCCGTGTGCTGGGCGAACTGGCTCAGCGATTGCGCCAACCCGCGGTATTGGGAGAACTGTTCGCTGGAGTTCTGCTGGGCCCGACCGTCCTGGGAAGCATAGCGCCCGAGTTCAGCGCATTTCTCTTTCCCCCGCAGGGGCCAAACGCCATAGCATTGGAGGCCATAGCGACTCTGGCCATTGTGTTGTTCTTGATGGTTGCGGGCATAGAGGTGGATCTGTCAACTATCTGGAGGCAAGGCAGGGTCGGCTGCAAGGTCGGGATAGCCAGCATCGCCATTCCATTTCTTTTAGGCTTTGCCGCCGCCTGGCTGGCGCCGCAGGCTCTTGGTCGGCAACCGGATGCCGATCCAATGATATTTGCCTTGTTTTTGGCGATTGCCATCTCCATCACCGCACTGCCCATCATTGCCAAAACGCTTATGGACATGGACCTTTACCGCAGCGATATAGGGATGGTGGTCGTCAGCGCAGCAATCTTCAACGATCTTGCCGGCTGGATCGTTTTCGCCGTTGTTTTAGGACTCATGGGCAACCCAGCCGGGAGCGGCCACAGCATCATGCTGACGATTGCGCTGACACTGGCTTTTGTAGGGGCAATGCTCACGCTCGGCCGCTGGCTGATTCACAAGGCGTTGCCCTTTGTGCAGGCCTACACCCGGTGGCCGGGCGGCGAACTGAGCTTTGCGCTGATCCTTGGGATGCTGGGAGCGGCCTGTATGGAATGGATCGGAATTCATGCAATTTTCGGAGCCTTCCTCGTGGGCGCCGCTGTGGGCGATTCCTCCCACCTGCGCGAGCGCACCCGGGCTACTATTGAACAGTTCGTGTCATTCATTTTTGCTCCCATCTTCTTCGCGAGTATCGGACTCAAGGTGAATTTTCTGACTTACTTCGACGGTCCGCTGGTGCTGACGGTGCTGCTGATCACCTGCGTGGGCAAACTTGCCGGCGGCATCCTGGGGGCGCGGTGGGGCGGAATGCCTCCCCGCGAAGCCCGGGCGGTCGGTTTTGCCATGGTTTCCGTCGGTGCGATGGGGATCATTGTGGGACTATTGGCCCTGGAAGCAGGGATCATCCGTCAGCGGCTGTTTGTGGCCCTGGTCATCATGGCGATGGCCACATCGATGATGGGCGGCCCGGCCATGCGGCTCATTCTCCGGCCTACAAAAAAGTGGCGGCTGCGGGATGCCCTCTCATCGAAGCTTTTTCTGCGGGAACTAAAGGCCGGCTCCCCTCGCGAGGCCATCCAAGAGATGACAGCGGCGGTGGGGGAAGCGGTAGGGCTGGATGCCGAAGCTCTGGAAGCGGCCGTCTGGACGCGGGAAGAAGCGCTCAGCACCGGTATTGGAAATGGAGTGGCGCTCCCACACGCCCGCATCGAAGGACTGCAAGAATCTTTGGTGGTAGTCGGGTTTTCCGACACAGGAATCGACTTCGACGCGCCGGACGATAAGCTGGCGCATGCGATCTTTCTTATTCTCACGCCGGCCGCCGATCCCAGCGCACAACTCGAGATCACTTCCGAACTGGCGCGGCTCTTTCGCGACCCCCACATGCTCAGCCGCGTCCTTCGCATGCAAAGCTTCACGGATTTCCTGGCCTTGATAAGCGCCTCGGTTCGACCGTAA
- a CDS encoding radical SAM/SPASM domain-containing protein: MTGDHFSLILLPTLNCNAECDYCFETKTNHRLGLDQLSEVAHKVMDYLSRNHIEFLSIYWQGGEVMTLPPEWFEAANEIIQRIADGRNKGVGHFLQSNMIAYGKKWNRVLSEMFGNSVGSSMDFPNLHRKLKNGGAREYERVWTRNMREAVDAGIEVGVISIPNEQTLELGAERFYSHFVDDLGIRDLQINTPFPGGSLNDVKKGFPLDHHRLTRFFVDLATIWFERGFQKGVRIGPFSKLMDYFLRGNKDFVCIWRENCVNEFVCIDPRGHVAQCDCWVTSYPEFRFGNIFDDVGLSDLLKNSPARRSLQLRPGLLIQREDCLECDYLSICHGGCPVRAYTVHGDIFRKDPYCLLYRNLFQMMQEMTVKPQPRIGSPPAKPQGQGESKDKVAYRQV, encoded by the coding sequence ATGACAGGCGACCATTTTTCTCTCATCCTCCTTCCTACTTTGAACTGCAACGCCGAATGCGATTACTGCTTCGAGACCAAGACCAACCATCGCCTCGGCCTGGATCAGCTTTCGGAAGTGGCACACAAGGTCATGGATTACTTGAGTCGGAACCATATCGAATTCCTGTCCATTTACTGGCAGGGAGGAGAGGTCATGACCCTGCCTCCCGAATGGTTTGAAGCGGCTAACGAAATCATTCAGAGAATTGCCGATGGGAGAAACAAGGGGGTTGGCCATTTCCTCCAGTCCAACATGATCGCATACGGCAAGAAATGGAATAGGGTGCTCTCGGAAATGTTCGGAAACAGTGTGGGCTCTTCCATGGACTTTCCCAATCTCCATAGAAAACTCAAAAATGGTGGCGCCAGGGAATACGAGAGGGTTTGGACCCGGAACATGCGGGAGGCCGTCGATGCCGGCATCGAAGTCGGAGTCATATCGATCCCCAATGAACAGACTCTCGAGCTGGGCGCGGAGCGCTTTTATTCCCATTTCGTCGATGATCTGGGAATCCGTGATCTTCAGATCAATACGCCCTTTCCAGGAGGGTCTCTTAACGATGTGAAGAAAGGCTTTCCCCTGGACCACCATCGGCTGACCCGGTTTTTTGTGGATCTTGCAACCATCTGGTTTGAACGGGGCTTTCAGAAGGGTGTGAGGATCGGTCCTTTCAGTAAGCTGATGGATTATTTCCTCCGCGGGAACAAGGACTTCGTCTGCATCTGGCGGGAAAACTGCGTCAACGAGTTCGTCTGCATCGACCCGAGAGGACACGTCGCTCAATGCGACTGCTGGGTGACGAGTTACCCGGAATTTCGGTTCGGCAATATCTTTGACGATGTCGGCCTGTCCGATCTGTTGAAGAACAGCCCTGCCCGCCGAAGCCTCCAGTTGCGACCCGGCCTGTTGATCCAGAGAGAGGATTGCCTGGAGTGCGACTATCTGAGCATTTGCCACGGAGGCTGCCCGGTGCGGGCGTACACGGTCCACGGCGACATATTTCGCAAAGATCCTTATTGTCTGCTCTACAGAAATCTTTTTCAGATGATGCAGGAGATGACGGTAAAGCCACAACCGAGAATCGGTTCACCACCAGCCAAACCCCAAGGACAAGGAGAATCAAAAGATAAGGTTGCATACCGGCAAGTATAG
- the mtgA gene encoding monofunctional biosynthetic peptidoglycan transglycosylase translates to MLIRRKTKSPQPAENRSLKKTVSNQKKKKFNNFFGLFGKVTLLFVFLSLGVILILRFIPPPTTAFMVERFFAGLFNADQKVSIQYNWIKIDKISPCVALAVVASEDQKFPYHWGFDFKSIADALKDGQKRGRYRGASTITQQVAKNLFLWNGRSYIRKGFEAYFTVLLELMWPKKRILEIYLNVVEFGDGIYGVHAAGQAFFKKQPGELTKSESALLAAVLPNPQKYKVKAPSKYVMRRARHIEKQMRNLGDAYLKNLTE, encoded by the coding sequence ATGTTGATAAGAAGAAAAACGAAAAGCCCGCAACCGGCAGAAAACAGATCTCTCAAGAAGACGGTATCCAATCAAAAGAAGAAGAAATTCAACAATTTCTTCGGACTCTTCGGGAAAGTAACCCTGCTTTTTGTATTCCTCTCCCTGGGAGTCATTCTCATCCTCCGTTTTATCCCACCCCCTACGACCGCTTTCATGGTGGAAAGGTTTTTTGCGGGGCTCTTCAATGCCGACCAAAAAGTATCCATTCAATATAACTGGATAAAAATTGATAAAATTTCACCCTGTGTGGCCCTTGCGGTGGTCGCTTCGGAAGACCAGAAATTCCCGTATCACTGGGGATTCGACTTCAAGTCCATTGCCGACGCATTGAAGGATGGACAAAAAAGGGGGCGCTACCGGGGAGCAAGCACCATCACCCAGCAGGTGGCCAAGAATCTTTTCCTCTGGAACGGAAGGAGCTACATCCGCAAAGGGTTCGAAGCCTATTTCACGGTTTTGCTGGAACTGATGTGGCCCAAGAAACGCATTCTGGAAATCTACCTCAACGTCGTAGAATTCGGAGACGGCATTTACGGAGTGCATGCAGCCGGGCAGGCTTTTTTTAAGAAGCAGCCCGGGGAACTCACCAAGAGCGAATCAGCGCTTCTCGCCGCAGTCCTGCCCAATCCTCAAAAATATAAAGTCAAAGCGCCTTCGAAGTATGTAATGAGGCGAGCGCGGCATATCGAAAAACAGATGAGGAACCTGGGGGACGCGTATCTGAAGAATCTTACCGAATGA
- a CDS encoding LTA synthase family protein, translating into MNSLVKLFLFLVAGIVSLALQEGLAQSGAAKLLAWLQAYPHLALFNLFLIYSLMVLGVAIVGKWIPGTIVSFALLTVLSLINYAKLVNLHAPFFAWDLFYFEQIIVLLPALPIKAMLFPTALSVGVASGACLYGLVKWEQFIGIKQRLLLCVLPFIVLGTPIYYRHLPVNILSRLRIENTTWNQRANYARNGFLLAFSLNFQPLLIDEPSGYGAEEVRTLLQSTTPPPSAAPPETAAEAVNLLIFVNESFSDLRYVRYTPAEDPLENFKQLRLRFPGFYMISPVFGGNTSVSEFEILTGLSNAFLPPGAIPFDHYLNRDTPSIARILKDHGYRTTAIHPYHDWFWNRAHAYPRLGFDEFISLKDFKGAQERGWFISDEALVDKIIAKIQNGAGDPFFIYALSIQNHGTYAPHRYATGEIDVKGDFSKELQLSLQTYATGLRDADRALGRLVRYLETRPEPIILLFCGDHLPSFGPEFALYRESGSVVSEPGEYNYEELYRMAGVPCATWTNRPKLLDDLDVPSHLSPIYLAPTLLRRMNIELPSYMDYLVQGIKDYPVIHREFFQQKDGSLVDFSEVRDNPFLQGLGILQYDILFGERYSWPSHSGGQSLF; encoded by the coding sequence ATGAATTCATTGGTAAAATTGTTTCTGTTCCTCGTCGCGGGGATTGTGTCCCTGGCGCTGCAGGAAGGGCTTGCACAAAGCGGTGCGGCTAAACTCCTGGCATGGCTTCAGGCCTATCCCCATCTCGCCCTTTTCAACTTGTTTCTCATTTACAGTCTCATGGTTCTAGGGGTTGCGATAGTGGGCAAATGGATACCCGGAACAATCGTTTCCTTTGCGCTGTTGACTGTCCTTTCACTGATCAATTACGCAAAACTGGTGAACCTGCACGCCCCATTTTTTGCCTGGGACCTTTTCTATTTCGAGCAGATCATCGTTTTGCTGCCGGCCCTGCCCATCAAGGCAATGCTTTTCCCGACGGCTCTCTCGGTCGGTGTCGCCAGCGGGGCATGTCTTTATGGTCTCGTCAAATGGGAGCAATTTATCGGCATCAAACAGCGTCTGCTCCTGTGCGTTCTGCCTTTCATCGTTTTAGGAACGCCGATCTACTATCGTCATTTGCCGGTGAACATACTGTCTCGCCTGAGGATAGAAAACACCACATGGAACCAGCGCGCAAATTATGCGAGGAATGGTTTCTTGCTGGCCTTCAGCTTGAATTTTCAACCCTTATTGATTGATGAACCGTCGGGCTATGGTGCTGAAGAGGTACGTACTCTCTTGCAGTCCACAACGCCGCCCCCTTCTGCCGCACCTCCGGAAACTGCCGCCGAAGCTGTCAATCTGTTGATTTTTGTTAATGAATCTTTTTCTGATTTGCGCTATGTCCGGTACACTCCGGCTGAGGACCCGCTAGAGAATTTCAAGCAGCTCCGGTTGCGATTCCCCGGTTTTTACATGATTTCCCCGGTATTCGGCGGGAACACGAGTGTTTCCGAGTTCGAGATCCTGACGGGGTTGAGCAATGCTTTTTTACCTCCCGGCGCCATTCCATTTGATCACTACCTGAACAGGGATACTCCCTCCATTGCCCGAATACTCAAGGACCATGGCTACCGAACCACTGCGATTCACCCTTATCATGACTGGTTCTGGAACAGAGCCCATGCCTATCCAAGGCTCGGATTCGATGAATTCATTTCGCTGAAGGACTTCAAGGGAGCTCAGGAGCGGGGCTGGTTCATTTCGGATGAAGCCCTTGTCGACAAGATCATTGCGAAAATCCAAAACGGTGCCGGCGATCCTTTCTTCATCTACGCACTGTCGATTCAGAATCATGGGACGTATGCCCCCCATCGTTATGCGACCGGCGAAATCGATGTTAAGGGAGATTTTTCAAAGGAGTTGCAGCTTTCCTTGCAGACTTACGCGACCGGTTTGCGGGATGCAGACCGCGCCCTGGGGCGGTTGGTGAGGTATCTGGAAACCCGACCGGAGCCGATCATCCTGCTTTTTTGCGGGGACCATTTGCCAAGTTTCGGTCCGGAGTTTGCCTTATACCGCGAATCTGGAAGCGTTGTCTCTGAACCTGGCGAATACAACTACGAGGAGCTATACCGGATGGCCGGCGTTCCCTGCGCGACTTGGACGAATCGACCGAAATTGCTGGATGATTTAGATGTCCCGTCCCATCTCAGCCCCATTTACCTTGCGCCGACGTTGTTGCGCCGAATGAATATCGAACTGCCTTCCTACATGGACTATCTGGTTCAGGGCATAAAGGATTATCCTGTCATCCATCGCGAGTTTTTCCAGCAAAAAGATGGCAGCCTGGTGGATTTTTCAGAGGTGAGGGACAATCCATTCCTTCAGGGACTGGGAATATTGCAGTATGATATTTTATTTGGTGAGAGATATTCCTGGCCCAGTCACTCCGGAGGGCAGTCATTGTTTTAA